TGGGATTTTCCGGGGTTCTGACTTCGGACGATTGTGACGCGGAAAGCCGTCATGAGTACGTGGCTATCATCCAAAAAAATTCAGATTTATTACTTCGCTTGATCAATGATATTCTGGATATATCCCGTTTGGAGACGGGACGATTGAAGTTGTCTTACGAGGAGGTTGAGATCGTTTCTTTGTGCCAGAGCGTGTTGGCGACAACTAGTTACGGGAAACGGGATGTGGTGGAGTACGTGTTCCGGACACCCTGTGAAGAATTTATACTGGAGACAGACGTGCAACGTTTGCAACAGATATTGATTAATTTGTTGTCGAATGCCAATAAGTTCACGGAACAGGGGAGTATCACGTTGGGAATCGAGATCAATGAAGAGCAGGATTGTGTTTATTTTAGCGTGACCGATACGGGACGGGGAATTCCGGAGGATAAACAGAAGAAGGTGTTCGAACGTTTCGAAAAACTGGATGAATACGTGCAGGGTACCGGTTTGGGATTGGCCATATGTAAGTTGACGATCACGATGATGGGCGGAGACATTTGGGTGGATGGGGATTATAAAGAGGGGGCCCGTTTTGTGGTTCGCCACCCGTTGCACTTGGACCCGCTTTCTGAAGAATAATTCGCTTTATAATAGTACTTTTCTAGTTGTTCAATTGTCTTTTATTTGATATTGTTTGTAGAATTAATAAAAGACGTATGAAACAGAATTTTTTCTTAATCTTTTGTTTGGCCTTATTAGCCGGATGTGATATAAATAAAGGTTTCACGATTGATGGTGTTGTCCCGGATGTGGAAAATGGCAGAACGATTTACTTGGTGGCTTTAGCCATGAATAGCCAGTGGGATACGCTGGGGATGAGTGTTGTCGAGAACGGGAAATTCAAAATCGAGGGAAAGATCCCCGAACCCCGGATAGCCCAGATACGGGGAATCGAGAAACGACAATCTATCCCGTTATTTTTGGAGAATGTTCCGTTTCTGGTGAAGGTTACCGGAGAACGTCCCGTTGTGACAGGAGGAGAACTTCAAAGAATCAGTAACGAGTTTAATGATGTGAAAGCTGAAATATACAAGGATATGCCGGAGATGGAGAAGGCTTTCCGAGAAGCTCGTGAGCAAAAAAATTGGAGCCGATGTGAACAGCTTATTAAAGAAGAGGAGCGGTTAGATTCCATCTATAATGAGGCTGAACGACAAATCCTGGCAGAATGGGGCAACACGTTGGTGGCTGTTTACCTCGTCTCCCGGCATCACCCGAAAATGCGTTTCGAGCGTTTGAAACCGATGTACGATCGGTTAAGCGAGGAGATGAAGAATAGTCCTTACGGGCAAGTGATCACGCAACGTTACCGGGATGCTAAAATTACCGCGGTAGGAGAGATAGCTCCTGATTTCACCTTGTTAACACCAGAAGGAGATTCTTTGTCTTTGTATTCTGTGAAAGCAAAAGTGAAAGTGCTGGATTTCTGGGCGTCTTGGTGTGGCCCTTGTCGTGCGGAAAATCCCAATGTGGTGGCCCTGTATCAGAAGTATAAAGACAAGGGATTGGAGATTCTAAGCGTGTCTTTAGATTCAAAACGGGAACCTTGGGTCAAAGCGATCCGGGAGGATGGTTTGATATGGAAGCACGTGTCGGATTTGCAAGGGTGGAAATGTTCAGCAGCACAACGTTATAAAATAAGTGCAGTACCTTCCATTTTCGTGTTGGATAGTGATAACCGGATTGTGGGGAGTTTTTTACGCGGAAAACAGCTGGAACAGGTGCTGGACAGCCTGATGATAGAATGATATAATTAAAGTTTTAGTGTAAATGATGATTTATTATTTATTGATTATTAGATAAAAAGTTTGTGCAATATTTTGACTGTGTCTGAAAATGGGTTATATTTGATCATCATGAACGTGTGCATAGGGAGATATTAGATGCAATCGGATAAATCAGATATAGATATTATTAAAGGGATGCGTGAAGGTAAGGTTTCTGCATTTCGGGATTTGTATACCCGCTATTCTAATCTGATTTATCGGAACATCTTGGTGCGTGTAAATTCGTCTTTTGATGCGGACGATATTTTTCAGGATTTTTTTATTCAGGTATGGGAGAAAAGAGAGTCGCTGGAAATAACTTCGTCCGTAAAAAATTATCTACTAGTCTGGTTGAGAAACCATATCTTAAATTCGATCAAGAAAGAACAGATTCGGGATCGTTATCACGAGATGTCCGGGGAAGGTAAGAGCGAGGCCGATGATTATACCTGGGTTGAGATCGTGGCGGCGGATCTGGATGACAAGATCAAACATATCGTTCGTAAATTCCCTCCCCGATTAAGGTCAGTGTATATGTTGAGTCGAGAACAACATTTGTCGGTGAAAGAGATTGCCGATAAATTATCCGTGTCGGAACAAACGGTTAAAAATCAATTGACTGATATATTGAAAAGACTGCGGAAAGAAATTAGTCGAGAAAATTTTTGTTTATAGAATAGTACTACTTAATGTATGGAGCTGTCCTATTTATGACAGCTTGGAATAAATAAAGGGACTCCAGGCTTTTTCATGTAGTGTTTGTGGTGACTCCCGTCGGTGACTCGTCGGTATCTTGATTGTATATCAGGGTAAAGTCAGGGTAAAATGAACGCCGTGTTTCGGTGACTTATCGATGACTTATCGGTAACTTATCGAAGAGTTATAGGTGGGACATAGGTGTAAGTGTCATGGAATACAGTCGGATAACCGATGAAAAACACGATATTTCTCCGAAAGGGATTAAGGTTTGATAACAATTATGTTGTGAAGTGTGAAAGTGAACGGGAATTAATGTAAAGTGAAACGATATGGGAGTAGATGAAATATACGATTTATTGAAGAAGTACCGGGAGAACACGTGTACACCGGAGGAACGAGAACGGATCGTGCGTTGGTATCGACAACAGGATGACGAGGTGGAGCAGTTACCCGAGATTCCCCGGAAGAAATTGGAACAGCTGTGGTATTCAATCGAGCGTAAAATGCGGGGACGGGAGAGAAGCTTGTTTTTTAGTTATGCAGCCATGCTGATCATCATGTTTTCCGTGGGGGGAGGTATTTTTTATCTGGCCAAAGAGAAGAGGGGGAATCATCCGGTGGAAACCGTTCATCAGGATTTGTTACCAGCGAAGGGTGTCGTGATGTTACAATTGAGTGACGGGCGAAGTATTCCGTTAACGGGAACGGCGATTATCAAGGAACGGGGAGGGCAGGTTATTGAAAATGATTCCGCGAAGGTGCTGGATTATACCGGTGTTCGGGAAAAAGAAGTTGAACCCGTGTATAATAAGATCACGGTACCAACCGGGGGCGAGTATTTGGTGCTTTTGTCCGACGGTTCCCGGGTTCGGTTAAATTCTTGTTCATCGCTAAGATACCCGGTCGTTTTCACGGGAGAAAATCGAACGGTGGAATTGGAGGGGGAGGCGTATTTTGAGGTAGAAAAATCCGTTCATCCTTTTTTCGTGAAAACATCCAACGTGAATGTCCGGGTAACAGGAACTACCTTTAATGTTTCTGATTATGCGGATGATAGCCGGGTAACGACAACTTTGGTCGAGGGGCAGGTAGTGGTGAACAAGCGTGATCAGGAGGAAATCTATGTCTTGGAACCGGGATTGACCTTTAAGTATAAAAAGGATAATGGAAAGATTAAAATCAAGGCGGAGGACCCGGAATTGTACGTGTCATGGATGCGGGGAAAGTTCAAGTTTGAAAATATGCGGCTGGAGGACATCGTGTGCAAGTTGAATCGTTGGTATGATTGTAACGTGGAATACGCGGACGATACGTTGCGGGACTTGCGATTCAGCGGGGCCGCGGAGAAAGACCGTCCGGCAAGTTACTTGCTGGAAATGATCGAGACAGTGACAGATGTGAAATTTGACGTGTCGGGAAAAAAGATAAGGATATCACATAAATAAAAAACAGGGAGCTCTCACCCTCCCCGTTTTCAATTGACAAATACCATTCACGAAATGAATCAACACTATTTTTCGTGAGTGATTTATAAACTGTAATAACAAAGGTATGAAAAAAAAATGGATGTGTAAAATTTTAAGGTACATGCGAAATCTTTTTTTGCTATTATTGATTTCCGCCTCTAGCATTTGGGCAAGAGATGGTTATTCCCAAAAATCTCAAGAGATTTTTAGCGTGAAGAGCGGGACGATCGAGTCTATTTTCAGACAGATCAAAAAACAGAGTGGTTACGAGTTTTTTTACAACACGGCGGTGCTGGATGTAAAGGAAAACGTATCGTTGGCCACTCCGAACGGGACGTTGGAGGATATTTTGAGCCAGGTGCTGGGGAATAAATACAGTTATTCGATCCGGGATAATTATATCCTGATTTCGGGAAAGAAACATGTTTTGCCGGATGAGGTGAAGAAAATCGTTATAAAAGGTCTTGTGAAGGATAGAAAGGGGGAATCTTTACCGGGCGTATCCGTGCTGTTGAAAGGGACGACGGTGGGCGTGGCGACAGATGTGAAAGGAGAATTCATGTTGACGATTCCCGCGCAGGACACGATCGTGTTACGATTCACGTTTATCGGGATGAAGACGAAAGACGTGGTTTACCGGGCGCAGGAGAAACCGATTGTTGTCGTGCTGGAAGAGAGCGCTACGGAAGTCGAGGAAGTTATCGTGACCGGGTACCAGGAGATTAAGAAGGAACGGATGACTGGTTCCGTGGAAGTCGTGACTTCAAAGGATATCGTGAATAAAGGGTATACCAGCGTGGAGGACGTGTTGAAGGGACAGATGGCCGGGGTGGCCGTCATGAACTTGTCGGGAAGACCGGGAGCCCAGGCTCGAATCCGGATTCGGGGCATCAATTCCTTGACCGGGGACACGAATCCGATCTGGATCGTGGACGGGATGCCACTCACGGGAAACGTGCCGGAGGTGAGCATGGGAGGAACGGAGTTTGAAGAGACGGTGCTGACGAGCGGTATCGGTAACATTCCCCCGGATGATATTGAAAGTATCACGGTACTGAAGGATGCGGCGGCCACGGCGATTTATGGTTCCCGTGCGGCAAACGGTGTGATCGTGGTAACCACGAAACGGGGAACGGTTGGACGTTCATACATTAATGTTCAAGTGTCCTACGGGTTGAGTGAGGCTCCGGATAACCGATTGAAGATGATGAATACCAAAGAAAAGATTGCTTTTGAAAGAGGTATATACGAGGATTTTCCGGGGTTGAACGTTGGGGGACGGGTGTACCAGTTGTTGAAAAAGGTGGATAACGGGTTGTTGACTAAGGTCGAGGCTGAAACAGAAATCGAGAGATTGAGTAAAATCAATACAAATTGGTTTGACAAAATTTTCAGGGTGGCACATACCCAGAATTATAGCATATCCCTTTCGGGAGGTAACGAAACGACCCAGTATTATGGCAGTCTTTCTTATTTGTCGCAGGAGGGGGTGATGCCCAATAATAAATACGAGAGCATGGGGGCATCCATGAAGTTGACCCATGATTTCAATAAATTCCTGCGAGTACATTTTGACGTGCGTAGCAGTTTGCGTAACGATCGTAGTTCTGCCTCTCCGGTGAATCCGCTGGATTACGCGACTTATGCGAATACTTACGAGCGTTTGTATGACGAGGAAGGGAATTATGATTATGACCGCAGTTCGTTTTCCGAGCTTAGTTCCATTCGGGACGGGTACAGGTATGATTTTAATATCCTGAAGGATCTGAACGATAACACGACGAAATCAAGATACGTGAGTAATCAAGTGAGTTTGAAACTTGAATTCAAGATTATGGAAGGGCTGATGCTTTCTTCCATGGGGACATTCTCGAACTCGAATAATCATTCGATGAGGGAATTGGTTCCCGGTTCTTATGCCTCGAAACGGGCCTCTTGGTTGGCAGGTATATACACGGAGGGAGAGATTACGGACGATATGAACAACGGGATGGTTCAGGAGTCGACTTCCCGTTCCCAGCAGTGGACCATCCGGAACCAGTTGGAATTTGCCCGGGGATTCTCCGGTGGCGATCATTACGTGAATGCTTACCTGGGACAAGAGGTTTCCTCTTCGAAAGGATACGGTTTTACCAGCATGATTCCGGAGTGGAGTGACGTGTACGGTGTGGCGAGTTACCCGGATTTGACCGGAGTTACGTTGAAATCTTCTTTTACCGATTTATTAGCGAAACTGGGATCCCATTCCGAAACCCAAGACCGGAGTGCATCGTTCTTTATGACCGGATCTTATAGTTACAAGGACCGCTACGTGATACAGGGAAGTGCCCGTCTGGACGGGGTGGACATTATCGGTACGGATAATCGTTTTTCACCTCTTTGGAACGTGAGTGGTAAATGGAACGTGCATAATGAGTCTTTCATGACTCGGTTCGGTTTTATCAATCAGTTGGCTTTCCGGGTGTCCTACGGTTTTGTCGGGAGTATTGACCGGAATGCCTTGCCTTTCTCTGTTTTACGTAAAGTGAGCAATTATTCGTATAACGGGGAGAAGATTATGGACCGTTATGATCCTTCCAACCCTTCAATCAAGTGGCAACGGCAGGAGAATAGGAACATTGGTTTTGACGCCTCTCTATTGAATAACCGGATCAACTTGGTCGTGAACTACTACGATAATGATACCCGGAATTTACTGGATGATAAAAAGATTGCCGCCTCGACGGGACGCCTTTCCGTGGCTGCAAATGTGGCTTCCGTGAATAACCGGGGATGGGAGATCAGTCTGCGAACTCTGAATGTGCGCACGACTGATTTCAGTTGGGTGACCTCGGTGAATTTCACGAAGAATAAAGATAAGGTGACCGAAACTTATTACCAGGATTTGAGTGAAGTCTCTGCTAGTACGAACTCGACTTTCGAGAGCATATATAATTTGTATATCCAAGGACGCCCCGTGAAAGCATTCTATGGTTACAAGTATGCGGGAGTCGATCCCTACACGGGAAACTCGCTGGCTTACGTGGACGGGTTTGATGATGATGGGAATCGTTTGGGGACTTTGACCCCGGAAGGTAAGTATGTCTATAACATGGATAATGACCTGACCACTCAGTTGGCTAATTCGTCCCGCGGTTACTTGGGACGGAGTGACCCGCCTATCACGGGAGGTTTCACCACGCAGTTTAATTACAAGCGTTTTAGCCTTTTCGCGCAATTTACTTATATGACGGGACATTTGGCTCGTTCGTTCCAGTACTACGTGTCGGGAGGAACAACCAGTGCCTCTGCGAGAAATTTGTTGAAGATCGAGGCGAATCGCTGGCGGAAACCGGGTGACATGACCGATGTTCCCAAGTATGGTACTAGCCGGACCGAGTACTTGTACCAGTTATTTGATTTCCGTTTTGAGAAGGGGGACTATCTGAAATGTAATAATATTTCATTGGGATATAATCTGGACCCGGCTTTGTGTGCCAAGCTGTACATCACGAGAGCCCGTCTGAACTTGAATATGGCGAATGTTTTCACGTTGACAAAGTTCAGGGGAATAGACCCGGAAACAAAGGGAGCTTTCACTTATCCAAGCGCTCGGACATATAGTTTCACGTTATCAATTGGAATTTAATGTAAGAATTATGAAAAGAAATATATGGTTATTTTTTAGCATGGTATTTTTATTCGGGGCGTGTTCCGATTTTTTGAATATGCCTCCCAAGAATACAAAAGTGGTTTATACGATCAGCGATGTCCGCGATGCGATGTCGACTCTGTTATTCGCAACTACTTCCTCTAGTTATCATAGCGGGGGGACCATAAGTAATAGTGTGAGGTTTAATGACGAGTACGTGCAGTTTCCTTTCACGAGGTATTGTAACGTGGCATCCATCTTGTACACGAATGACTTGGATATGGTGAATTTCCTGTTTGATGATTTTGTTAACCCGGCCCGGGGAGGACGTGGGTTTATAAAAGAGTACACGGAGGGGAAAAATTGGGAGGGATATACTTTCCCGGCGCTATTGTGGAAGAATGTTTTCATTTCTGTCGGCTATATTAATATGGTATTGAAGGATCTGGAAAACGTACCCGATTATAATAAAACAGATGCCGAGAGAATATCGGGAGAGGCACGGGTGATGAGGGCTTACTACCTGCTCCGGCTGAATCAATTTTTTGCTCCCTACGATAAGAACGAGTATGGTATCCCGTTTAATTTCGATGCAGACGTGGTGCAGGGAGGAAAGAGGTGGAAACAAACGGATTTGTATGCGAAATTGATTGGGGAGATTATGGAGGTATTGGAGTATGAGACTGTACCGGAGGAGGCTTGGAACTTATTCTTTAATAAGCGAGTGATGTACGGGATTCTGGCCCAGACCTACCAGTACAAGGCTGGGTCTTGTGCGGCCGAGGCGGATGATTGGAGTAAGGCTGAGTTTTACGCGAAGGCGGCCCGCAATGGGGAACGAGTGGAAAATACGGTAGACGAACAGTTTGAACTGACAACTGTCCCTCTGGCAAGGGGAACCACGAAACCTCACAAGTTTGCCTTGTTACGTTTTTCTTT
The window above is part of the Butyricimonas paravirosa genome. Proteins encoded here:
- a CDS encoding FecR family protein, coding for MGVDEIYDLLKKYRENTCTPEERERIVRWYRQQDDEVEQLPEIPRKKLEQLWYSIERKMRGRERSLFFSYAAMLIIMFSVGGGIFYLAKEKRGNHPVETVHQDLLPAKGVVMLQLSDGRSIPLTGTAIIKERGGQVIENDSAKVLDYTGVREKEVEPVYNKITVPTGGEYLVLLSDGSRVRLNSCSSLRYPVVFTGENRTVELEGEAYFEVEKSVHPFFVKTSNVNVRVTGTTFNVSDYADDSRVTTTLVEGQVVVNKRDQEEIYVLEPGLTFKYKKDNGKIKIKAEDPELYVSWMRGKFKFENMRLEDIVCKLNRWYDCNVEYADDTLRDLRFSGAAEKDRPASYLLEMIETVTDVKFDVSGKKIRISHK
- a CDS encoding SusC/RagA family TonB-linked outer membrane protein; protein product: MRNLFLLLLISASSIWARDGYSQKSQEIFSVKSGTIESIFRQIKKQSGYEFFYNTAVLDVKENVSLATPNGTLEDILSQVLGNKYSYSIRDNYILISGKKHVLPDEVKKIVIKGLVKDRKGESLPGVSVLLKGTTVGVATDVKGEFMLTIPAQDTIVLRFTFIGMKTKDVVYRAQEKPIVVVLEESATEVEEVIVTGYQEIKKERMTGSVEVVTSKDIVNKGYTSVEDVLKGQMAGVAVMNLSGRPGAQARIRIRGINSLTGDTNPIWIVDGMPLTGNVPEVSMGGTEFEETVLTSGIGNIPPDDIESITVLKDAAATAIYGSRAANGVIVVTTKRGTVGRSYINVQVSYGLSEAPDNRLKMMNTKEKIAFERGIYEDFPGLNVGGRVYQLLKKVDNGLLTKVEAETEIERLSKINTNWFDKIFRVAHTQNYSISLSGGNETTQYYGSLSYLSQEGVMPNNKYESMGASMKLTHDFNKFLRVHFDVRSSLRNDRSSASPVNPLDYATYANTYERLYDEEGNYDYDRSSFSELSSIRDGYRYDFNILKDLNDNTTKSRYVSNQVSLKLEFKIMEGLMLSSMGTFSNSNNHSMRELVPGSYASKRASWLAGIYTEGEITDDMNNGMVQESTSRSQQWTIRNQLEFARGFSGGDHYVNAYLGQEVSSSKGYGFTSMIPEWSDVYGVASYPDLTGVTLKSSFTDLLAKLGSHSETQDRSASFFMTGSYSYKDRYVIQGSARLDGVDIIGTDNRFSPLWNVSGKWNVHNESFMTRFGFINQLAFRVSYGFVGSIDRNALPFSVLRKVSNYSYNGEKIMDRYDPSNPSIKWQRQENRNIGFDASLLNNRINLVVNYYDNDTRNLLDDKKIAASTGRLSVAANVASVNNRGWEISLRTLNVRTTDFSWVTSVNFTKNKDKVTETYYQDLSEVSASTNSTFESIYNLYIQGRPVKAFYGYKYAGVDPYTGNSLAYVDGFDDDGNRLGTLTPEGKYVYNMDNDLTTQLANSSRGYLGRSDPPITGGFTTQFNYKRFSLFAQFTYMTGHLARSFQYYVSGGTTSASARNLLKIEANRWRKPGDMTDVPKYGTSRTEYLYQLFDFRFEKGDYLKCNNISLGYNLDPALCAKLYITRARLNLNMANVFTLTKFRGIDPETKGAFTYPSARTYSFTLSIGI
- a CDS encoding RagB/SusD family nutrient uptake outer membrane protein, which translates into the protein MKRNIWLFFSMVFLFGACSDFLNMPPKNTKVVYTISDVRDAMSTLLFATTSSSYHSGGTISNSVRFNDEYVQFPFTRYCNVASILYTNDLDMVNFLFDDFVNPARGGRGFIKEYTEGKNWEGYTFPALLWKNVFISVGYINMVLKDLENVPDYNKTDAERISGEARVMRAYYLLRLNQFFAPYDKNEYGIPFNFDADVVQGGKRWKQTDLYAKLIGEIMEVLEYETVPEEAWNLFFNKRVMYGILAQTYQYKAGSCAAEADDWSKAEFYAKAARNGERVENTVDEQFELTTVPLARGTTKPHKFALLRFSLYASAMNDYAPWGRPSQLLVQQPSEELYGLYDEHDIRREVYFQEIDGKIYVTRWQYTNNHNANDVHVLFRFSDLLLIEAEALAHQEKDGALELLNEFKRSKIPGYTGYSGNDVIGEILVERRKEFAYEEMMNWLDMKRTGVTLTRRVKDEATNEVVTYTLDSDDYRYAFPLPADYELMYNNVSQNPGWK
- a CDS encoding TlpA disulfide reductase family protein → MKQNFFLIFCLALLAGCDINKGFTIDGVVPDVENGRTIYLVALAMNSQWDTLGMSVVENGKFKIEGKIPEPRIAQIRGIEKRQSIPLFLENVPFLVKVTGERPVVTGGELQRISNEFNDVKAEIYKDMPEMEKAFREAREQKNWSRCEQLIKEEERLDSIYNEAERQILAEWGNTLVAVYLVSRHHPKMRFERLKPMYDRLSEEMKNSPYGQVITQRYRDAKITAVGEIAPDFTLLTPEGDSLSLYSVKAKVKVLDFWASWCGPCRAENPNVVALYQKYKDKGLEILSVSLDSKREPWVKAIREDGLIWKHVSDLQGWKCSAAQRYKISAVPSIFVLDSDNRIVGSFLRGKQLEQVLDSLMIE
- a CDS encoding RNA polymerase sigma-70 factor, with amino-acid sequence MQSDKSDIDIIKGMREGKVSAFRDLYTRYSNLIYRNILVRVNSSFDADDIFQDFFIQVWEKRESLEITSSVKNYLLVWLRNHILNSIKKEQIRDRYHEMSGEGKSEADDYTWVEIVAADLDDKIKHIVRKFPPRLRSVYMLSREQHLSVKEIADKLSVSEQTVKNQLTDILKRLRKEISRENFCL